Proteins from a genomic interval of Nostoc sp. TCL240-02:
- the nifE gene encoding nitrogenase iron-molybdenum cofactor biosynthesis protein NifE, whose amino-acid sequence MKNTQVTINEPISETPCKSNQKKLTGNKKLTCTKPPQPGATQGNCPFDGAMVSIGSITDAVHLVHGAVSCTHNPWATHGSLSSGSQLYQTAFTTDFSEGNIVFGGEKKLYKAIVNVAQRYHPAAIFVYATCLSALIGDDIDSVCQLATQQVNIPVIYVNAPGFLGSKNLGNRIGNETLLNAVIGTAEPEFTTPFDINIVGDYNVAGETWNILPLFQKMGIRVLSKITGDARYQEVCYAHRAKLNVVLCSNVAIQMAQTMAERYGIPYIEESFYGAINLNDCLRNVATKFSISLGDSIIACELQERTEKLIAQENAALDIALAPYLADLKGKRIILSTGGVKSWSLILAAQDLGMEVIAATDGKTTEEEKVKIKQYLGADAMLLSDTTPQALLKVLHQTKADVLITGAGNKYTALKTGIPFLDINHERHHAYAGYAGLVVLARELHEALYSPIWEQISKPAPWDEKISYQL is encoded by the coding sequence ATGAAAAACACTCAAGTAACAATTAACGAACCCATTAGCGAAACACCTTGCAAATCTAACCAGAAAAAACTGACTGGTAATAAAAAACTAACTTGCACAAAACCGCCACAACCAGGTGCAACTCAAGGAAATTGCCCTTTTGATGGAGCAATGGTTTCTATCGGATCTATTACTGATGCTGTTCATTTAGTACATGGTGCTGTTTCTTGTACTCACAATCCTTGGGCAACTCATGGTAGCCTCTCTTCAGGCTCACAATTATACCAAACTGCTTTTACTACTGACTTTAGTGAAGGTAATATCGTTTTTGGTGGAGAAAAGAAACTGTACAAAGCGATTGTGAATGTTGCTCAACGCTATCATCCTGCTGCTATTTTTGTTTATGCTACTTGTTTGTCTGCTTTGATTGGTGATGATATTGATAGTGTTTGCCAACTTGCTACACAACAAGTTAATATCCCAGTTATCTATGTAAATGCGCCTGGATTTCTTGGTAGTAAAAATTTAGGGAATCGCATCGGTAATGAAACTTTATTGAATGCTGTCATTGGTACAGCCGAACCGGAATTTACCACACCATTCGATATTAATATTGTTGGTGACTATAATGTTGCAGGTGAAACGTGGAATATCTTACCATTATTCCAAAAAATGGGAATTCGCGTTCTTTCTAAAATTACAGGTGATGCTCGTTATCAAGAAGTTTGCTATGCTCATCGCGCCAAATTAAATGTAGTACTTTGCTCAAATGTAGCTATACAAATGGCGCAAACTATGGCGGAACGCTATGGAATCCCTTATATTGAAGAATCGTTCTATGGTGCGATCAACTTAAACGATTGCTTGCGAAATGTTGCGACCAAATTCAGTATATCCTTAGGAGATAGTATTATTGCCTGTGAACTGCAAGAACGTACAGAAAAGTTAATTGCTCAAGAAAATGCTGCTCTAGATATTGCTTTAGCTCCTTACCTTGCTGATTTAAAAGGTAAGCGGATTATTCTTTCTACTGGTGGTGTGAAAAGTTGGTCGCTGATCTTAGCAGCCCAAGATTTGGGAATGGAAGTTATTGCAGCTACAGATGGCAAAACAACAGAAGAGGAGAAAGTTAAAATTAAACAATATCTTGGTGCAGATGCAATGCTTTTGTCTGACACAACTCCCCAGGCATTATTAAAGGTATTACACCAAACAAAAGCTGATGTATTGATTACTGGGGCTGGCAATAAATATACGGCACTCAAAACGGGAATTCCTTTTTTAGATATTAACCATGAACGTCACCATGCTTATGCAGGTTATGCAGGTTTGGTGGTACTAGCACGTGAACTACATGAAGCCTTGTATAGTCCTATATGGGAGCAAATTAGCAAACCTGCTCCTTGGGATGAAAAAATCAGCTATCAGCTATAG
- a CDS encoding class I SAM-dependent methyltransferase, with the protein MVQPQASSFNAISPTALMVAYTRQFTDIPYSKELAQLVNAESFIEKLQQQKLTQPSEVSVLVEARYKAINKVISQQLQFQATQIIELASGLLPRGMVMSQNKNITFVESDLPEMIRQKQQLVKQLIEKRQNLYFAAIDATSQPSQLPLKVNYLHKNKPVVILCEGLLTYLTLAEKQMVFANVREILQVYGGVWITPDLTTFDGLNQLRQISPGLQRLNQTASNVSGRAINNYHFENIDHVKQFAYEQGFDIQEYTMLEVINQITCLKPLGIEPEVVKSMLAIGSTFVLTVR; encoded by the coding sequence ATGGTTCAACCACAGGCAAGCTCTTTTAATGCAATTAGTCCAACAGCTTTGATGGTAGCCTACACAAGGCAGTTTACTGATATTCCTTATAGCAAGGAATTAGCTCAATTAGTTAATGCCGAAAGCTTCATAGAGAAACTGCAACAACAAAAATTAACACAGCCTTCTGAAGTGTCTGTTCTTGTTGAGGCTCGTTACAAAGCTATTAATAAAGTAATATCTCAACAATTGCAATTTCAGGCTACCCAAATTATCGAGTTAGCATCTGGATTATTACCTCGTGGAATGGTAATGTCTCAGAATAAAAATATCACTTTTGTTGAAAGTGATTTACCTGAAATGATTCGTCAGAAGCAGCAACTCGTAAAACAATTGATCGAAAAACGGCAGAATTTGTATTTTGCAGCAATTGATGCTACTAGTCAACCTAGTCAGTTGCCTCTGAAGGTAAATTATTTACATAAAAACAAACCTGTAGTTATTCTATGCGAAGGATTATTAACATACCTAACATTAGCAGAAAAACAAATGGTGTTTGCTAATGTTCGTGAAATACTGCAAGTTTACGGTGGTGTATGGATTACACCCGACCTAACAACTTTTGATGGCTTGAATCAACTACGGCAGATTAGTCCTGGGTTACAAAGACTCAATCAAACTGCAAGTAATGTCTCTGGTCGAGCTATTAATAATTATCACTTTGAAAATATCGACCATGTGAAACAATTTGCTTATGAACAAGGATTTGATATTCAAGAATACACTATGCTCGAAGTGATAAATCAAATTACTTGCTTAAAGCCTTTAGGGATTGAGCCTGAGGTTGTTAAATCAATGTTGGCTATTGGCTCTACTTTTGTTTTAACCGTTAGATAA
- a CDS encoding MFS transporter, which translates to MKIWHRQLGESISNITYHYLPALRWRNFRLFFGGQLLSMSGTFMTQQLTIPWLVYDLTNSPWLLGVAGFVQFLPTLLVIPFSGILSDRWSRRDLLMVVQILGISVSLALTILTFTNWITFPILLVLSAFNGLLKGLDMPVRHTIVTETVDDRADWGNAIALNSVMLSSSLVVGPAMGGILIATLGVKYCFLYDTLSYIPAIFTLLAMRLPARQMQPLTGISDTLEKLREGFEYVWKFQPIRVILLMLALHGFVGMSHVALMPVFAAKILNGNATTMAHLSTSAPIGSLFACLYLSVRRGIVGLERLIVVAQVFIGMSLIFFSLSRQVWLSIIILVFVGCFSILNITSSNMIIQTLVTEDKRGRVMSFYALAMVGTMPFGNLLAGTLADNFGATNALIVCGSMIILGAFWFSAQLPAVSRWIAR; encoded by the coding sequence ATGAAAATTTGGCATAGACAACTAGGGGAAAGCATCAGTAATATCACTTACCACTATTTACCCGCCTTGCGCTGGCGTAACTTTCGCCTATTTTTTGGCGGACAGTTACTATCAATGTCTGGAACATTTATGACCCAGCAGTTAACTATTCCTTGGCTGGTATACGATTTGACAAATTCGCCTTGGTTGTTGGGAGTTGCAGGGTTTGTACAATTTTTACCTACCTTATTAGTGATTCCCTTTTCGGGCATATTGTCCGATCGCTGGAGTCGTCGTGACTTGTTAATGGTGGTGCAGATATTGGGAATTAGCGTTTCCCTGGCTTTAACGATTCTCACCTTTACCAATTGGATTACCTTTCCTATCCTCTTGGTACTGAGTGCTTTCAATGGTTTGCTCAAGGGATTAGATATGCCCGTGCGCCATACAATCGTCACCGAAACGGTAGACGATCGCGCCGATTGGGGTAATGCGATCGCCTTGAATTCAGTAATGTTAAGTTCCTCTCTCGTCGTGGGGCCTGCTATGGGCGGGATTTTGATTGCTACACTAGGAGTAAAATATTGTTTTCTTTACGATACCCTCAGCTATATTCCTGCCATATTTACCTTGCTAGCGATGCGGCTGCCAGCCAGACAGATGCAACCCCTTACGGGCATTAGCGATACTTTGGAGAAATTGCGGGAGGGCTTTGAATATGTCTGGAAATTCCAGCCGATTAGAGTAATTTTATTAATGCTAGCGTTACATGGTTTCGTCGGGATGTCTCATGTCGCGCTCATGCCTGTTTTTGCAGCAAAGATTCTCAATGGAAACGCAACAACGATGGCTCACCTCAGCACATCAGCACCGATTGGCTCGTTGTTTGCTTGTTTGTATCTCAGTGTCAGACGAGGGATTGTAGGCTTAGAGCGTTTGATTGTAGTCGCTCAAGTTTTCATTGGGATGAGTTTGATATTCTTTTCACTCTCACGTCAAGTTTGGCTATCTATAATCATTCTGGTATTTGTAGGCTGCTTTTCTATCCTCAACATTACCAGTAGTAATATGATTATTCAAACCTTAGTTACCGAGGATAAGCGCGGACGGGTAATGAGTTTTTACGCTCTAGCAATGGTGGGTACAATGCCCTTTGGGAATTTGTTAGCTGGGACTTTAGCAGATAATTTTGGTGCGACTAATGCCTTGATTGTCTGTGGTAGTATGATTATTTTAGGTGCGTTCTGGTTCTCTGCACAATTGCCAGCAGTAAGCCGTTGGATTGCTCGCTAA
- a CDS encoding TauD/TfdA family dioxygenase: MGYKHIEVKQVAGFIGAEIGDVDLSRSLSEDQVQEIRKALLKWKVLFFRGQNIDHAAQVEFTSRFGEVTFAHPLGEPEPVPGFPQIKPVDRKLYEQQYGFRTGGPWHTDVTAAINPPAASILRAVNVPNFGGDTQWSNLVAAYEGLSAPLRSLADTLKAEHRFNGGGYQPRNNKFDDRIAVNPLVSIHPVVRVHPETGERALFVNPGFVSRIVDVSPEESRLLLELFFNQVTKPAYTTRFRWNNGDIAFWDNRATVHLAPQDLDHLDVERLLYRTTITGDVPVGVDGSRSEVVQGEAFSAEVPSVFKQKAESKEAQPVLS; the protein is encoded by the coding sequence ATGGGCTACAAACATATAGAAGTTAAACAGGTAGCTGGTTTCATCGGTGCAGAAATCGGCGATGTAGACCTTTCCCGCTCTCTTTCTGAGGATCAAGTCCAAGAAATTCGCAAAGCGCTATTGAAGTGGAAAGTCTTGTTCTTCCGTGGTCAGAACATCGATCATGCTGCCCAGGTCGAGTTCACATCTCGTTTTGGCGAAGTGACTTTCGCCCATCCCTTGGGAGAGCCTGAACCAGTTCCGGGATTTCCCCAGATCAAACCCGTAGACCGTAAGCTTTATGAGCAGCAGTATGGTTTTCGCACTGGCGGCCCTTGGCACACAGATGTAACGGCGGCGATCAACCCACCAGCAGCGTCAATTTTACGCGCAGTTAATGTCCCTAATTTCGGTGGTGATACCCAGTGGAGTAATCTCGTTGCCGCTTATGAGGGACTCTCAGCACCCCTGCGATCGCTAGCAGATACATTAAAAGCGGAACATCGCTTCAATGGAGGCGGTTATCAACCCCGCAACAATAAATTCGACGATCGCATTGCTGTCAATCCCTTAGTTTCTATTCACCCAGTCGTCAGAGTTCATCCTGAGACTGGTGAGCGTGCCTTGTTCGTCAACCCTGGCTTCGTCTCCCGCATTGTTGATGTGTCACCAGAAGAGAGCAGACTGTTGCTAGAGTTGTTCTTTAACCAAGTCACCAAACCTGCTTATACCACCCGCTTCCGTTGGAACAACGGTGATATCGCCTTCTGGGACAACCGCGCCACCGTGCATTTGGCTCCTCAAGATTTGGATCATCTGGATGTCGAACGTCTCCTTTATCGCACCACCATCACAGGCGATGTTCCAGTAGGGGTTGATGGTTCCCGTTCAGAAGTGGTTCAAGGCGAAGCTTTCAGTGCTGAAGTACCAAGCGTCTTCAAGCAAAAAGCTGAGTCTAAGGAAGCACAACCAGTCCTTTCGTAA
- a CDS encoding aliphatic sulfonate ABC transporter substrate-binding protein encodes MIKPYVRKRLISRRDLLYTLYGFASFATLVGCGANAGSENKNTISNNKNAVASNSGSNNSKPKLIRLGFTSFGDLTREKGVIEKRLAPLGVDVSWSKFISGPPLLEALSVGSLDGGQVGETPPIFAQAAGNNLVYLVNIPAGTGESYGIIVPKDSSIKTVADLKGKKVAYARGTALTYFLAKALEEVGLKFNDVQGVNLTVADGQAAFLNKTVDAYVAIDPTLIKLQQEGTIRVLRDAQGIKTPGSFYLAAREFASNNLELFKAILEEYYQVGEWANQNRRAAAQILAPKLKVDVPMMETMLSRRKYDMQPINEQVLRDQQQVADLLYQLKIVPKQVDVREATLTSQQYAAIIPDSIRNKA; translated from the coding sequence ATGATTAAACCTTATGTCAGGAAACGATTAATTTCCAGGCGAGATTTGCTTTATACCTTGTATGGGTTCGCCTCTTTCGCTACATTGGTAGGCTGTGGAGCAAATGCTGGTAGTGAAAACAAGAATACGATAAGTAATAATAAAAACGCTGTTGCCAGTAATAGCGGTAGCAATAATAGTAAGCCTAAACTTATTCGGCTTGGCTTCACATCATTTGGCGATCTAACAAGAGAAAAAGGTGTAATCGAAAAGCGTTTAGCTCCTTTGGGAGTAGATGTTAGCTGGTCGAAATTTATCTCCGGGCCACCCCTGCTAGAAGCCTTAAGTGTGGGTAGCCTTGATGGGGGACAAGTCGGGGAAACGCCGCCTATCTTTGCTCAAGCTGCTGGTAACAATTTGGTTTACCTGGTAAATATCCCGGCGGGTACGGGGGAAAGTTATGGGATTATTGTGCCAAAGGATTCTTCTATTAAAACGGTGGCGGATCTTAAAGGCAAAAAGGTTGCCTATGCCAGAGGAACTGCTCTGACCTATTTTTTGGCGAAAGCGTTGGAAGAAGTTGGGCTGAAGTTTAACGATGTTCAAGGTGTGAATTTGACTGTTGCTGATGGACAAGCAGCATTTTTAAACAAAACTGTTGATGCCTATGTAGCGATCGACCCGACACTGATCAAGCTTCAACAGGAGGGAACGATCCGAGTATTGCGGGATGCTCAGGGAATTAAAACACCAGGCTCTTTCTACTTAGCTGCGAGGGAATTTGCTAGTAATAACCTTGAACTCTTCAAAGCAATTCTAGAAGAGTATTATCAAGTTGGAGAGTGGGCAAATCAAAACAGGCGAGCTGCGGCCCAAATCCTTGCTCCGAAGTTAAAGGTTGATGTGCCAATGATGGAAACAATGTTGTCTCGGCGCAAGTATGATATGCAACCTATTAATGAGCAAGTGCTACGAGATCAACAGCAGGTTGCCGATCTCTTGTACCAGTTAAAAATCGTGCCAAAACAAGTCGATGTCCGGGAAGCAACTCTGACTTCTCAGCAGTATGCGGCAATTATACCGGATAGTATCAGAAATAAGGCATGA
- a CDS encoding transposase family protein has translation MQSDYTLELQELLESKKVRIIAGGGDRKPKLSLKEQIILTLVYLRHLTTFELLGIQFGVSESTANDTFNYMVANTQRIATIQFN, from the coding sequence ATGCAGAGCGATTACACTCTTGAATTACAAGAGTTATTAGAATCCAAAAAAGTGAGAATTATTGCTGGTGGTGGAGATCGTAAACCAAAATTATCGCTCAAAGAACAAATAATTTTAACGTTGGTTTATCTCAGGCATCTGACTACATTTGAGCTTCTTGGTATCCAGTTTGGTGTGAGTGAGTCCACCGCAAATGATACATTTAACTATATGGTTGCCAATACTCAGAGAATTGCTACCATTCAGTTTAATTGA
- a CDS encoding IS4 family transposase, with translation MTAETVAECDVVLCVGDTTFFDYGSIEAKKEGYGPIGKGGNGLILHSALAIESDKGQSLGLLWQKLWNREAKQKPPKDETPTQKKKRQAAARKEARNRPFEQKESYRWVEALTTIENLVSKHTQVIHVFDREGDITEVFDKVRQLQHTGVLIRAAHNRSLDSESERLWSKLLAQPTSFEQEIELPQTGQRSARKTKLAVRFCPVNLRTPYRFDNREPLPVYAVYATEIDCPDGETLVEWMLLTTEVIADVQMASTVLRWYTYRWRVEEYHKIFKSGCQVEKYRLAADGMKTLIGFFSVIAVELLRLTYLHRTQPLAPAIEILNPLELKILKAKSPKLPKVLTVSWAVEAVARLGGYLEHRSKTPIGIQVLWRGWLKLHDLCEGWQLAKET, from the coding sequence ATGACTGCGGAAACTGTTGCAGAGTGCGACGTAGTGCTGTGTGTTGGAGACACGACTTTTTTTGATTATGGCAGTATTGAGGCTAAAAAAGAAGGTTACGGCCCAATTGGTAAGGGAGGTAACGGTTTAATATTACACAGTGCTTTAGCCATAGAATCGGACAAAGGCCAGTCCCTTGGTCTGTTGTGGCAAAAACTTTGGAATCGAGAAGCAAAACAGAAACCGCCAAAAGATGAAACTCCAACACAGAAGAAAAAACGGCAAGCAGCAGCACGTAAAGAAGCCCGAAACCGTCCCTTTGAACAGAAAGAATCTTACAGGTGGGTAGAAGCGCTCACCACTATAGAAAACCTTGTGAGTAAGCACACGCAAGTGATTCATGTTTTCGACCGAGAAGGTGATATCACAGAAGTTTTCGATAAAGTTCGCCAACTCCAGCACACCGGAGTTCTTATTCGCGCGGCTCATAACCGCAGTTTAGATTCCGAGAGCGAGCGTCTTTGGTCAAAACTCCTTGCACAACCTACCAGTTTTGAACAGGAAATCGAATTACCCCAGACTGGACAGCGTTCTGCCCGTAAAACCAAGCTGGCTGTGCGATTTTGTCCGGTCAATCTCCGTACTCCCTATCGTTTTGATAACCGTGAGCCTCTACCCGTATATGCTGTTTATGCCACTGAGATTGATTGCCCAGATGGTGAAACACTTGTGGAGTGGATGTTGTTGACTACGGAAGTTATTGCAGATGTCCAGATGGCTTCTACAGTTTTACGCTGGTATACTTATCGTTGGCGTGTTGAAGAATACCATAAAATTTTTAAGTCTGGATGTCAGGTAGAAAAATATAGGCTTGCTGCTGATGGGATGAAGACCCTCATTGGTTTTTTTAGCGTAATAGCTGTTGAGCTTTTGCGCTTAACTTATCTCCACCGCACTCAGCCCTTAGCCCCTGCCATTGAAATTCTTAATCCCCTTGAACTCAAGATTTTAAAAGCTAAGTCTCCCAAACTCCCCAAAGTGCTAACAGTTAGCTGGGCTGTTGAAGCTGTAGCTCGTCTTGGCGGCTACTTAGAACATCGAAGTAAAACACCTATTGGTATCCAGGTACTGTGGCGAGGTTGGTTAAAATTACACGACCTCTGTGAGGGTTGGCAGCTTGCAAAAGAGACTTAA
- a CDS encoding transposase DNA-binding-containing protein, with protein sequence MLDWWEKNFATISLGDRRLNERAMSIGYALSLGFGKALSEVFSNGTVLKRAYEFLLIQKCNFPA encoded by the coding sequence ATGCTGGACTGGTGGGAAAAGAATTTTGCAACCATATCTCTAGGCGATCGCCGATTGAATGAGCGTGCAATGTCAATCGGGTATGCTCTAAGTTTGGGATTCGGCAAAGCGCTGTCGGAAGTTTTCAGTAATGGAACCGTACTTAAAAGGGCTTATGAGTTTTTGCTAATCCAAAAGTGCAATTTCCCAGCGTGA
- a CDS encoding tetratricopeptide repeat protein → MELEINLGKAIELFRLEKYQAALSLFTTLALQGDSVAQDHLGWFYQNGLGTPQNYSDAIKWYRMAAEQGYHSGQSNLGWMYEYGLGVDVDYGQALNWYQKSAAQGNALSMNQLGWMYQHGFGVTQDYAEAVRWYQEAANHGNSEGQNNLGWMYEYGFGVNRDLHQALRFYRFAANQGNTAAKSNVLRLDKEIIISSDSSNKHKMIQGDAINNRKNIKDVTSILFLSADPSNESRLRLGEELREIQEKLQMAKLRGKFNLDQRMSIRPADISQALLDVQPQIVHFSGHGTNEGSLCFENEIGKSHFVQPEALASLFELVTDHVDCVLLNACYSEIQAKAIANHISYVIGMNKSIGDKAAISFAIGFYQALGAGKSVEDAYKFGCVQIRLHNISEHLTPVLIKKP, encoded by the coding sequence ATGGAATTAGAAATAAATCTTGGGAAAGCAATAGAACTTTTTCGTCTTGAGAAATATCAGGCAGCCCTGTCTCTTTTTACTACCCTTGCTTTACAGGGTGATTCAGTTGCACAAGACCATCTTGGTTGGTTCTATCAAAACGGTCTCGGAACCCCTCAAAATTATTCAGATGCTATCAAATGGTACCGTATGGCAGCGGAACAAGGCTATCACTCAGGACAAAGCAACCTTGGATGGATGTATGAGTATGGGTTAGGGGTTGATGTGGATTATGGACAAGCATTAAATTGGTATCAAAAATCTGCTGCTCAGGGTAACGCCTTAAGTATGAATCAATTAGGCTGGATGTATCAACATGGATTTGGAGTTACACAAGACTATGCAGAGGCAGTACGGTGGTATCAAGAGGCAGCCAACCACGGAAATTCGGAAGGGCAGAATAATTTGGGTTGGATGTATGAGTATGGATTTGGTGTAAATCGGGACTTACACCAAGCTCTCCGATTCTACCGATTTGCTGCTAATCAAGGGAATACAGCAGCGAAAAGTAACGTTCTGAGACTAGATAAGGAAATAATTATTAGTAGTGATAGTTCAAATAAGCACAAAATGATTCAAGGCGACGCAATAAATAATCGCAAAAACATTAAAGATGTTACTTCTATATTATTTCTATCTGCTGACCCTAGTAATGAATCTCGACTACGACTTGGTGAAGAATTAAGAGAAATTCAGGAGAAACTTCAAATGGCTAAATTACGAGGAAAATTCAATTTAGACCAACGAATGTCCATTAGACCAGCAGATATTAGTCAGGCATTACTGGACGTACAACCACAAATTGTACATTTCTCTGGTCATGGCACAAATGAGGGAAGTTTGTGTTTTGAAAACGAAATAGGCAAGTCTCATTTTGTTCAACCAGAGGCGTTAGCAAGTTTATTTGAATTAGTAACAGACCATGTAGATTGCGTATTATTGAATGCTTGCTATTCCGAAATTCAAGCAAAAGCTATTGCTAATCATATCAGTTATGTTATTGGTATGAACAAGTCTATCGGTGACAAAGCAGCAATCTCATTCGCTATTGGGTTTTATCAAGCTCTCGGTGCTGGTAAATCAGTAGAGGATGCTTATAAATTTGGATGTGTTCAAATTAGGTTGCATAATATTTCTGAACATTTGACACCTGTTCTCATAAAGAAGCCATAG
- a CDS encoding heme-copper oxidase subunit III, protein MDSSIISEESDHLSHEHNHDEEGSKMFGFIVFLLSETFIFLGFFTAYIVYKTANPDWLPAGVSGLEVRDPAINTVILVSSSFVIYLAERALARHDLIAFRQFLMLSIAMGSYFLVGQAIEWSHLSFGFTTGVFGGMFYLLTGFHGLHVLTGILLQILVFGRSFIPGNYDTGHFGVNATSIFWHFVDVIWIVLFVLIYIWQ, encoded by the coding sequence ATGGACAGTTCCATTATTTCAGAAGAATCAGATCATCTCTCACACGAGCATAACCATGATGAAGAAGGCAGCAAGATGTTCGGCTTCATTGTCTTCCTGCTGTCAGAGACTTTCATTTTCCTCGGTTTTTTTACAGCATATATTGTCTATAAAACAGCAAATCCTGACTGGCTACCAGCTGGTGTTTCTGGACTGGAAGTCAGAGATCCGGCAATTAATACGGTAATTCTTGTTTCTAGTAGCTTTGTCATCTACTTGGCAGAACGCGCCCTTGCACGCCACGACTTGATAGCATTTCGCCAGTTTCTCATGCTTTCGATCGCAATGGGATCTTACTTTTTAGTCGGACAAGCGATCGAATGGAGTCATCTTTCTTTTGGCTTTACCACAGGTGTTTTTGGTGGGATGTTCTACTTACTGACAGGTTTCCACGGTTTGCACGTTCTTACTGGCATTTTGTTGCAGATACTTGTTTTTGGTCGCTCTTTCATTCCTGGTAACTACGATACAGGTCATTTTGGTGTCAATGCCACTTCTATTTTTTGGCACTTTGTTGATGTCATCTGGATTGTTTTGTTTGTCCTTATTTATATCTGGCAATGA